One part of the Streptomyces lydicus genome encodes these proteins:
- the yajC gene encoding preprotein translocase subunit YajC, whose protein sequence is MSIVTLLPFIVLIGAMFLMTRSAKKKQQAAQQMRNEMQAGTGVRTIGGMYATVKEIHEDTVLLEVAPGVHAIYAKNAIGAVLADEEYNRILDGADPIHTDEPVVPDDASSLTGDTVAETGDKADKIDLGKAATPADAEPATEQPAADKGAEDSVKADADAAKEDKKAGGDDAK, encoded by the coding sequence GTGAGTATCGTGACTCTTCTCCCCTTCATCGTCCTCATCGGGGCCATGTTCCTGATGACGCGGTCCGCCAAGAAGAAGCAGCAGGCGGCCCAGCAGATGCGCAACGAGATGCAGGCCGGCACCGGCGTCCGGACCATCGGTGGCATGTACGCCACCGTCAAGGAAATCCACGAGGACACCGTCCTCCTGGAGGTCGCCCCCGGCGTGCACGCCATCTACGCCAAGAACGCCATCGGCGCGGTGCTCGCGGACGAGGAGTACAACCGCATCCTGGACGGTGCCGACCCGATCCACACCGACGAGCCGGTCGTCCCGGACGACGCCTCGTCGCTGACCGGCGACACCGTCGCCGAGACGGGTGACAAGGCCGACAAGATCGACCTCGGCAAGGCCGCCACCCCGGCCGACGCCGAGCCCGCCACCGAGCAGCCCGCGGCCGACAAGGGCGCCGAGGACAGCGTCAAGGCCGACGCCGACGCCGCCAAGGAGGACAAGAAGGCCGGCGGCGACGACGCGAAGTAG
- the secD gene encoding protein translocase subunit SecD, with translation MAAPKKGRRAPTGQGHPGRTLILVLIVMAGLIGGMFYAGTLTPRLGIDLAGGTSFTLQAENMPGKPNAINETNMKTASGIMERRVNGLGVSEAEVQTQGTDHIVVNIPRGTDAKQARQQVGTTAQLGFRPVLTTTAGTKPPAPKPSPSKGTNGKGKGGDQAKGTQQHASSSPTPGAKPTTQGRAVTDALKKAPSGKPTPSGSAKPTTPAVPPAPGGDQIPPALQKQLNELDCSSKKALAVAGEKAAAANPSSPVVACKDDGSQKYVLGPVGVEGTDVKDAKAVFDSQQGQGWIVQMDFTSDGGKKFADVTGKLATKTQPQNQFAIVLDGAVVSDPRVSERLNGGNATISGGFTQQSAEDLGNMLSYGALPLSFKIVDETSVTAALGGEQLHAGLLAGAIGLALVIIYLVAYYRGLALVALASLGVSAILTYAIMTLLGPAIGFALNLPAVCGAIVAIGITADSFIVYFERIRDEIREGRTLRPAVERGWPRARRTILVSDFVSFLAAAVLFIVTVGKVKGFAFTLGLTTVLDVVVVFFFTKPLMTMLARRKFFANGHPWSGLDPKRLGAKPPLRRRRSAPTQTKEA, from the coding sequence GTGGCAGCACCGAAGAAGGGCCGCAGGGCGCCCACGGGCCAGGGACATCCGGGCCGCACCCTGATCCTGGTCCTGATCGTGATGGCCGGGCTGATCGGAGGCATGTTCTACGCCGGCACGCTGACGCCGCGGCTGGGCATCGACCTGGCCGGCGGCACGAGCTTCACGCTCCAGGCCGAGAACATGCCGGGCAAGCCCAACGCGATCAACGAGACCAACATGAAGACCGCCTCCGGGATCATGGAGCGGCGGGTCAACGGTCTGGGCGTGTCCGAAGCCGAGGTGCAGACCCAGGGCACCGACCACATCGTGGTGAACATCCCCCGGGGTACGGACGCCAAGCAGGCCCGTCAGCAGGTCGGTACCACCGCCCAGCTCGGATTCCGGCCGGTGCTGACCACCACCGCCGGCACCAAGCCCCCCGCGCCCAAGCCCAGCCCCTCCAAGGGCACGAACGGCAAGGGCAAGGGCGGCGACCAGGCCAAGGGCACCCAGCAGCACGCCTCCTCGTCGCCGACCCCCGGCGCGAAGCCCACGACGCAGGGCCGTGCCGTCACGGACGCCCTGAAGAAGGCCCCGTCGGGGAAGCCCACCCCGTCCGGCTCGGCCAAGCCCACCACGCCCGCGGTCCCGCCGGCTCCCGGTGGTGACCAGATCCCGCCGGCCCTCCAGAAGCAGCTGAACGAGCTGGACTGCTCCTCCAAGAAGGCCCTCGCGGTCGCCGGCGAGAAGGCCGCCGCGGCCAACCCGTCCTCCCCGGTCGTGGCCTGCAAGGACGACGGCTCGCAGAAGTACGTGCTGGGCCCGGTCGGCGTCGAGGGCACCGACGTCAAGGACGCCAAGGCCGTCTTCGACAGCCAGCAGGGCCAGGGCTGGATCGTCCAGATGGACTTCACCTCCGACGGAGGCAAGAAGTTCGCGGACGTCACCGGCAAGCTCGCCACCAAGACGCAGCCGCAGAACCAGTTCGCGATCGTCCTCGACGGCGCGGTGGTCTCCGACCCGCGGGTCAGCGAGCGGCTGAACGGCGGCAACGCCACCATCTCCGGCGGCTTCACCCAGCAGTCCGCCGAGGACCTGGGCAACATGCTGTCCTACGGCGCCCTGCCGCTCTCGTTCAAGATCGTCGACGAGACCTCGGTCACCGCGGCGCTCGGCGGCGAGCAGCTGCACGCCGGTCTGCTGGCCGGCGCCATCGGCCTGGCCCTGGTCATCATCTACCTCGTCGCCTACTACCGGGGGCTGGCGCTGGTCGCGCTGGCGAGCCTCGGTGTCTCGGCGATCCTGACGTACGCGATCATGACGTTGCTGGGCCCGGCCATCGGGTTCGCGCTGAACCTCCCGGCGGTCTGCGGCGCCATCGTCGCCATCGGCATCACCGCCGACTCGTTCATCGTCTACTTCGAACGCATCCGGGACGAGATCCGCGAGGGCCGCACGCTGCGTCCCGCCGTCGAGCGGGGCTGGCCGCGGGCCCGCCGTACGATCCTGGTCTCCGACTTCGTGTCGTTCCTGGCCGCCGCGGTGCTGTTCATCGTCACCGTCGGCAAGGTGAAGGGCTTCGCCTTCACACTGGGCCTGACCACCGTGCTGGACGTCGTGGTGGTGTTCTTCTTCACCAAGCCGCTGATGACGATGCTGGCCCGGCGGAAGTTCTTCGCCAACGGACACCCGTGGTCCGGGCTCGACCCCAAGCGCCTGGGCGCCAAGCCGCCGCTGCGCCGCCGTCGCTCCGCCCCCACCCAGACGAAGGAGGCGTGA
- the secF gene encoding protein translocase subunit SecF: MSKLGNIGARLYRGEVGYDFIGKRKIWYGISILITITAIVGLAVRGLNFGIEFSGGAVFTTPKTSVSASQAQHEAESAASGHQAVVQKLGSGGLRIQISGLDTKQSLPVQEELAKDLNVPVKDVNTQLVGPSWGEEIANKAWLGLGIFMILVVLYLAIAFEWRMALAALIALIHDLTITVGVYALVGFEVTPGTVIGLLTILGYSLYDTVVVFDSLKEASKDITKQNRFTYGEIANRSINGTLVRSINTTVVALLPVAGLLFVGGGVLGAGMLNDISLALFVGLAAGAYSSIFIATPLVADLKNREPQMKALAKRVLAKRAAAAAKGAGQEDAPDEVSGAVEAGDDDGAAAVVGPRHQPASRNRGRGRPSGKRR, translated from the coding sequence ATGTCCAAGCTCGGAAACATCGGCGCCCGGCTCTACCGCGGTGAGGTCGGCTACGACTTCATCGGCAAGCGGAAGATCTGGTACGGCATCTCGATCCTCATCACCATCACGGCCATCGTCGGCCTGGCGGTGCGGGGTCTGAACTTCGGCATCGAGTTCTCCGGCGGCGCGGTCTTCACCACTCCCAAGACCAGCGTCTCCGCCTCCCAGGCGCAGCACGAGGCCGAGTCCGCGGCCTCCGGCCACCAGGCCGTGGTCCAGAAGCTCGGCAGCGGCGGGCTGCGCATCCAGATCAGCGGTCTGGACACCAAGCAGTCGCTGCCGGTCCAGGAAGAGCTCGCCAAGGACCTGAACGTCCCGGTCAAGGACGTCAACACCCAGCTGGTCGGCCCGAGTTGGGGCGAGGAGATCGCCAACAAGGCGTGGCTGGGCCTGGGGATCTTCATGATCCTCGTGGTGCTCTACCTGGCCATCGCCTTCGAGTGGCGGATGGCCCTCGCCGCCCTGATCGCGCTGATCCACGACCTCACGATCACGGTCGGCGTCTACGCCCTGGTCGGCTTCGAGGTCACCCCCGGCACGGTCATCGGTCTGCTGACGATCCTCGGTTACTCCCTCTACGACACGGTCGTCGTCTTCGACAGCCTCAAGGAAGCCTCCAAGGACATCACCAAGCAGAACCGCTTCACGTACGGCGAGATCGCCAACCGTTCGATCAACGGCACCCTGGTGCGTTCGATCAACACCACGGTCGTGGCGCTGCTCCCGGTCGCCGGTCTGCTGTTCGTCGGCGGCGGCGTGCTGGGCGCGGGCATGCTCAACGACATCTCGCTGGCCCTGTTCGTCGGTCTCGCCGCCGGTGCGTACTCCTCGATCTTCATCGCGACCCCGCTGGTCGCCGATCTGAAGAACCGCGAGCCGCAGATGAAGGCGCTGGCCAAGCGGGTCCTGGCGAAGCGTGCCGCGGCCGCGGCCAAGGGCGCGGGCCAGGAGGACGCACCGGACGAGGTGTCCGGCGCGGTCGAGGCCGGGGACGACGACGGCGCCGCCGCGGTCGTCGGCCCGCGCCACCAGCCCGCCTCCCGCAACCGCGGACGCGGTCGCCCGTCGGGCAAGCGCCGATGA
- a CDS encoding adenine phosphoribosyltransferase, translating into MTAPAALRELLLSKITDVPDYPQPGVMFKDITPLLADPAAFGALTDAFAELCDRHRVDKVVGLEARGFILAAPAAIRAGVGFIPVRKAGKLPGTTLCQAYELEYGTAEIEIHADALAPGDRVLVIDDVLATGGTADASLQLIRRAGAEVAAVAVLLELGFLAGRQRLEPGLKGAPLEALITI; encoded by the coding sequence ATGACCGCCCCCGCCGCCCTGCGCGAGCTGCTGCTGAGCAAGATCACCGATGTGCCGGACTATCCCCAGCCCGGGGTGATGTTCAAGGACATCACCCCGCTGCTGGCCGATCCGGCGGCGTTCGGCGCGCTCACCGACGCGTTCGCCGAGCTGTGCGACCGCCACCGCGTGGACAAGGTCGTGGGTCTGGAGGCGCGCGGCTTCATACTGGCCGCTCCCGCCGCGATCCGCGCCGGCGTCGGCTTCATCCCCGTACGCAAGGCCGGCAAGCTGCCCGGCACCACGCTCTGCCAGGCGTACGAGCTGGAGTACGGCACCGCCGAGATCGAGATCCACGCCGATGCGCTGGCCCCGGGCGACCGGGTGCTGGTGATCGACGACGTCCTGGCCACCGGCGGTACCGCCGATGCCTCGCTGCAGCTCATCCGGCGCGCCGGTGCCGAGGTCGCGGCCGTCGCGGTGCTGCTGGAGCTGGGTTTCCTGGCCGGCCGGCAGCGCCTGGAGCCGGGGCTGAAGGGCGCTCCGCTGGAGGCGCTGATCACGATCTGA